The Alteripontixanthobacter sp. genome has a window encoding:
- the lysA gene encoding diaminopimelate decarboxylase, translating into MDHFTPRSGILHAEDVPMPTIAEAVGTPVYVYSRATLERHARVFRDSLDGLARNGQAPLVAYSVKSNPNLAVLKVLQKQGFGADVVSGGELTRALAAGFAPQDIVFSGVGKTRAELELGLDKSIGQFNIESSEEGRELAELAAARGQNAPAVLRVNPDVDAKTHEKISTGKAENKFGVPLIRAAQVYGELAGLDGLNLRGIAIHIGSQLTTLEPLETAFAKVETLIAELRADGHTITHVDLGGGLGVPYEPHDNPPLPAEYGAMVQRATEGWDVRLIFEPGRVIAGNAGVLLTRVVRVKRGGNGPPFVIVDAAMNDLARPALYGAYHAFEAVEPTGERMTANIVGPICETGDTFATDREVQAVASGDLAVFRTAGAYGATMASSYNSRGFVAEVMVDGDKFAVVADRIDAAAILDAERVPDWL; encoded by the coding sequence ATGGATCATTTTACTCCCCGCAGCGGCATTCTCCATGCCGAAGACGTGCCGATGCCCACGATTGCAGAGGCTGTCGGCACGCCGGTCTATGTCTATTCGCGCGCCACGCTGGAACGCCATGCCCGCGTGTTTCGCGATTCGCTGGATGGGCTGGCCCGGAACGGACAAGCGCCGCTGGTCGCCTATTCGGTCAAATCCAACCCAAACCTTGCGGTACTCAAGGTGCTGCAAAAGCAGGGTTTCGGTGCCGATGTGGTGTCGGGCGGCGAATTGACCCGCGCTCTGGCAGCCGGTTTCGCGCCGCAGGACATCGTGTTTTCGGGGGTCGGCAAAACCCGGGCCGAACTGGAACTCGGGCTCGACAAATCGATCGGGCAATTCAACATAGAATCCTCCGAAGAGGGGCGAGAGCTGGCCGAACTGGCGGCTGCGCGCGGCCAGAACGCCCCGGCGGTGCTGCGCGTCAATCCCGATGTCGATGCCAAAACGCATGAAAAAATCTCCACCGGCAAGGCTGAGAACAAATTCGGCGTACCTCTGATCCGGGCGGCGCAAGTCTATGGCGAGCTGGCGGGGCTGGATGGGCTGAACCTGCGCGGTATCGCGATCCATATCGGTAGCCAGCTGACCACTCTTGAGCCGCTGGAAACGGCCTTTGCCAAGGTCGAGACGCTGATCGCGGAACTGCGCGCCGACGGCCACACCATCACCCATGTCGATCTGGGCGGCGGGCTGGGCGTTCCTTACGAGCCGCATGACAACCCGCCCTTGCCTGCGGAATATGGCGCGATGGTGCAGCGCGCAACCGAGGGCTGGGATGTCCGGCTGATTTTCGAACCCGGCCGCGTGATCGCGGGCAATGCGGGCGTCCTGCTGACCCGCGTGGTTCGCGTCAAGCGCGGCGGCAACGGGCCGCCTTTCGTGATCGTGGATGCGGCGATGAACGACCTTGCCCGCCCGGCACTTTACGGCGCCTATCATGCCTTCGAAGCGGTCGAGCCGACGGGTGAGAGAATGACCGCCAACATCGTCGGCCCGATTTGCGAAACCGGCGATACTTTCGCGACCGACCGCGAAGTACAGGCAGTTGCATCGGGCGACCTGGCGGTATTCCGCACCGCTGGGGCTTATGGAGCAACCATGGCCAGCAGCTACAATTCGCGCGGCTTCGTGGCCGAGGTGATGGTCGATGGCGACAAGTTCGCCGTGGTCGCCGACCGCATCGACGCGGCCGCCATCCTGGATGCCGAGCGCGTTCCGGACTGGTTGTAG
- the serA gene encoding phosphoglycerate dehydrogenase, which produces MTNTKPKVLISDKMDPNAARIFEERGCDVDVITGESPEELKARIGEYHGLAIRSSTTVTPEILDAATNLKVIGRAGIGVDNVDIPYASSKGVVVMNTPFGNSITTAEHAIAMIMALARQIPAANTRTQNGEWPKKDFMGIEVTGKTLGLIGAGNIGAIVASRALGLRMKVIAYDPFLSEDRAVELGIEKVDLDTLLSRADFVSLHTPLTDQTRNILSRERLENAKPGIRIVNCARGGLIDEAALKDCLESGQVAGAALDVFAVEPAKESPLFGAPNFICTPHLGASTTEAQVNVALQVAEQLSDYLVNGGVTNALNMPSLSAEEAPKLKPYMALAEKLGSLIGQLAHGELTKISIEREGAAADLNGKPITGAVLAGLMRQYSDTVNMVNAPYLAKERGMEVREIRNQGEGVYHTLLRVTVATSQGDRSVAGTLFGSEAPRLVEIFGVGIEADLQGDMLYIVNQDAPGFIGRIGSLLGENGINIGTFHLGRREAGREATVLLSVDQSISTEVVKQAEALEGVKMVKALSF; this is translated from the coding sequence ATGACCAATACCAAACCCAAAGTCCTCATCTCCGACAAGATGGACCCCAATGCCGCACGCATTTTCGAAGAGCGTGGCTGCGATGTCGATGTGATAACCGGCGAGAGCCCCGAAGAACTCAAGGCCCGCATCGGTGAATATCACGGTCTCGCCATCCGGTCCTCCACCACGGTAACGCCGGAGATCCTCGACGCGGCGACCAATTTGAAGGTCATCGGCCGCGCCGGGATCGGGGTGGACAATGTCGATATCCCCTATGCCTCGTCCAAGGGCGTGGTGGTGATGAACACGCCGTTTGGCAATTCGATCACGACCGCAGAACATGCCATCGCGATGATTATGGCGCTGGCCCGGCAAATCCCGGCGGCCAATACGCGTACGCAAAATGGCGAATGGCCCAAGAAGGATTTCATGGGGATCGAAGTGACCGGCAAGACGCTGGGTCTGATCGGGGCCGGCAATATCGGCGCGATCGTCGCCAGCCGGGCGCTTGGGCTGAGAATGAAAGTGATCGCCTACGATCCCTTCCTGAGCGAAGATCGTGCGGTGGAGCTGGGCATCGAGAAAGTCGACCTCGACACGTTGCTGAGCCGCGCCGATTTCGTGTCGCTGCACACTCCGCTGACCGACCAGACGCGCAATATACTGTCGCGCGAACGGCTGGAGAACGCCAAGCCCGGCATCCGCATCGTCAATTGCGCGCGCGGCGGATTGATCGACGAAGCGGCGCTGAAGGATTGCCTCGAAAGCGGCCAAGTCGCTGGCGCGGCGCTGGATGTGTTCGCGGTGGAACCGGCCAAGGAAAGCCCGCTATTCGGCGCGCCGAACTTCATCTGTACCCCGCATCTGGGCGCTTCGACGACCGAGGCGCAGGTCAATGTCGCGCTGCAGGTGGCCGAACAATTGAGCGATTATCTGGTCAATGGCGGCGTGACCAACGCGCTTAACATGCCTAGCCTGAGCGCGGAGGAAGCGCCCAAGCTGAAGCCCTATATGGCGCTGGCGGAAAAGCTCGGCAGCCTGATCGGGCAATTGGCGCATGGCGAGCTGACCAAGATCAGTATCGAGCGCGAAGGCGCCGCTGCCGATCTGAACGGCAAGCCGATTACCGGCGCGGTGCTGGCAGGGCTGATGCGGCAATATTCCGACACGGTGAACATGGTCAACGCACCATATCTGGCCAAGGAACGCGGCATGGAAGTGCGCGAAATCCGCAACCAGGGCGAAGGCGTGTACCACACATTGCTGCGCGTCACCGTGGCCACCAGCCAAGGCGATCGCAGCGTTGCGGGCACGTTGTTCGGCAGCGAAGCGCCGCGGCTGGTCGAGATATTCGGTGTCGGGATCGAGGCCGATCTGCAGGGTGACATGCTCTATATCGTCAACCAGGACGCGCCCGGCTTTATTGGGCGGATCGGTAGCCTGCTGGGCGAAAACGGTATCAATATAGGCACGTTCCATTTGGGTCGCCGCGAAGCGGGGCGCGAGGCGACCGTGTTGCTGAGCGTGGATCAGTCGATCTCTACCGAAGTCGTCAAACAGGCCGAAGCGCTGGAAGGCGTGAAGATGGTCAAGGCGCTGTCCTTTTAA
- a CDS encoding ATP phosphoribosyltransferase regulatory subunit, translating to MIQTDDLLPEGLEDQLPETAAKATAAMRAVLGAMDAHGYDRVRPPLVEFERSLAGRMADGRGQSRRQFRFTDPASLGTLALRSDITPQVGRIAATSMAGAPRPLRLCYAGEVAIIRADQLDPARQRFQIGAELIGSDTVAAAGEAVVLAIAALEAAGARGISVDFTLPDLVDVLSRDAFPLDQNQVAAVRRELDTKDAGGLSQAGGAAYLPLIHATGPLDQAIERLAEIDAGGALASRIDGLKSVAGRVGDRARLTLDPTERHGFEYQNWFGFTIYAEGSRRAIGRGGTYAIAGTGERATGFSLYLEPLLDALPQQAARALLFLPLGHDRSEANRLRAEGWRSVEALAESDDPAALGATHRLEGSEIREL from the coding sequence ATGATTCAGACCGACGATCTGCTGCCCGAAGGGCTGGAAGACCAGCTACCCGAAACCGCCGCGAAGGCCACCGCTGCAATGCGCGCGGTTCTGGGCGCGATGGATGCGCATGGTTACGACCGGGTGCGGCCGCCGCTGGTGGAATTCGAACGGTCGCTGGCCGGACGTATGGCCGATGGACGCGGCCAGTCGCGGCGCCAGTTTCGCTTCACCGATCCGGCCAGCCTCGGCACGCTGGCGCTACGCAGCGATATCACGCCGCAAGTGGGCCGTATCGCCGCAACCAGCATGGCCGGTGCGCCGCGCCCGTTGCGGCTGTGCTACGCCGGGGAAGTCGCGATTATCCGCGCGGACCAGCTCGACCCGGCGCGCCAACGCTTCCAGATCGGTGCGGAGCTGATCGGCAGCGATACGGTTGCGGCGGCTGGCGAGGCGGTCGTGCTGGCTATCGCGGCGCTGGAAGCTGCGGGCGCGCGAGGGATTTCGGTCGATTTCACGCTACCCGACCTGGTCGATGTGCTGAGCCGGGACGCTTTCCCGCTGGATCAGAACCAGGTGGCCGCTGTTCGGCGGGAGCTCGATACGAAGGATGCGGGCGGTCTGTCGCAAGCGGGCGGCGCGGCCTATTTGCCGCTGATCCACGCGACCGGCCCGCTAGACCAGGCGATCGAGCGGCTGGCCGAAATCGATGCGGGAGGCGCGCTTGCCAGCCGGATCGACGGGTTGAAATCGGTGGCAGGGCGAGTTGGCGATCGCGCCCGGCTGACGCTCGATCCTACCGAACGGCACGGCTTCGAATATCAGAACTGGTTCGGTTTCACGATTTATGCCGAGGGTAGCCGCCGGGCCATCGGGCGCGGCGGGACCTATGCGATTGCCGGCACCGGGGAGCGTGCTACGGGCTTCTCGCTCTATCTCGAACCGCTGCTGGATGCGCTGCCGCAGCAGGCTGCGCGCGCATTGTTGTTCCTCCCACTCGGCCATGACCGCAGCGAAGCGAACCGCTTGCGCGCAGAGGGCTGGCGCAGCGTCGAGGCGCTGGCCGAAAGTGACGATCCGGCGGCGCTGGGCGCCACCCACCGCCTGGAAGGCAGCGAAATTCGCGAGCTTTAG
- a CDS encoding winged helix DNA-binding protein, translated as MSQAHFEYEPASRSARCCTIVASRSWLRAELAEDARAAGLRIAHEGALGEGENGELATGDVVLVDCPTDDEAAIAALGRLATRAADNGGGLLVSTTLDALETVYASLPHGDIPLLVDPTRGERVIALGGLLSSLGRMGVRDLSEGDRLEMFRLAEQVNRIAERLDGLESGDRSSTSAFRFNSPEQEFNHGQPGDGPAAARKRATLPDPRLIRSIIRQRQARAKFFGEELFADPAWDMLLDLTAAHAEHKRVSITSLCIASGVPPTTALRWITQMVEAGLLERVQDSADKRRAFIRLSDRAVDGMARYFAEIASEKVGGVI; from the coding sequence ATGTCGCAAGCGCATTTTGAGTATGAACCTGCCAGCCGCTCGGCACGCTGCTGCACTATCGTTGCCTCGCGGAGCTGGCTGCGCGCGGAATTGGCCGAAGATGCCCGCGCAGCTGGGCTGAGGATCGCTCACGAAGGGGCCTTGGGCGAGGGCGAAAATGGCGAACTGGCGACTGGCGATGTCGTGCTGGTCGATTGTCCAACCGATGACGAGGCAGCGATTGCGGCGTTGGGCAGGCTGGCGACCCGCGCTGCCGATAATGGCGGTGGGTTGCTGGTTTCCACCACGCTGGATGCGCTGGAGACGGTTTATGCCAGCCTTCCTCATGGGGATATTCCGCTGCTGGTCGATCCGACTAGGGGTGAACGCGTAATTGCGCTTGGCGGTTTATTATCGTCACTCGGGCGCATGGGTGTGCGCGATTTGTCGGAAGGGGACCGATTGGAAATGTTTCGGTTGGCCGAGCAGGTCAACCGCATTGCGGAGCGGTTGGACGGGCTGGAAAGCGGCGACCGGTCATCCACCAGTGCGTTCCGGTTCAACTCACCGGAACAGGAATTCAATCACGGTCAGCCGGGCGATGGCCCCGCCGCTGCACGCAAGCGAGCGACGCTGCCCGATCCGCGCCTCATCCGTTCGATCATCCGCCAGCGACAGGCGCGTGCGAAATTCTTCGGAGAGGAGTTGTTCGCCGATCCGGCGTGGGACATGCTGCTGGATCTAACTGCCGCCCATGCAGAGCATAAGCGCGTGTCGATAACCTCGCTCTGCATCGCATCGGGCGTACCGCCGACTACCGCCTTGCGCTGGATCACGCAGATGGTGGAAGCAGGGCTGCTGGAACGGGTGCAGGACAGCGCCGACAAGCGCCGCGCCTTTATCAGGCTGAGCGACCGGGCGGTGGACGGCATGGCCCGCTATTTCGCCGAGATAGCCAGCGAAAAGGTTGGCGGGGTGATCTAA
- a CDS encoding L,D-transpeptidase family protein: MRILWPLLLLFVAACAPAGPDALPPPLIANFVLVDKSDRTLTLYRGGQQIAAYGDLAFGDAPLGHKRFEGDERTPEGRYTIDTRNPNSAYHLSLRISYPNAADRELAASLGGDPGGDIFIHGQPNWLRVGTMPGDWTDGCIAVTNAEMEQLWRLIPDGTPIEIRP; this comes from the coding sequence ATGCGCATCCTCTGGCCGCTCCTGCTATTGTTCGTCGCCGCCTGCGCCCCGGCGGGGCCGGACGCGTTGCCGCCGCCATTGATCGCCAATTTCGTGCTGGTCGACAAGTCCGACCGCACGCTGACCCTCTATCGCGGGGGGCAGCAAATCGCGGCCTATGGCGATCTCGCTTTTGGTGACGCCCCGCTTGGACACAAACGGTTCGAGGGCGACGAGCGTACTCCCGAAGGCCGCTACACCATCGATACGCGCAATCCGAACAGCGCCTATCATCTCAGTTTGCGTATCTCCTACCCGAACGCGGCCGACCGTGAGCTGGCGGCGTCGCTCGGAGGCGATCCGGGCGGAGATATTTTTATCCACGGCCAGCCAAACTGGCTTCGCGTTGGCACGATGCCGGGCGACTGGACCGATGGCTGCATCGCCGTAACCAATGCGGAGATGGAGCAATTATGGCGATTGATCCCCGATGGGACACCGATAGAAATACGTCCCTGA
- a CDS encoding siroheme synthase translates to MALHSLPLFHRLSGTRVVVVGSGDMAEAKARLVERAGGIPCAETEAHHAAIAFVALEDERAATAAALRLKRLGLLVNVADMPELCDFTLPSILERDPVLVAVSTGGASAGLAKQLRLRLERWLPASLGALAAGLGEAREAVRSRYPDGAQRRRALDTALGENGALDLAQDNSAQRIGHWLAQDDAPRRTGLAEFTLSSMDAEDLTLRQARLLGEADTVWHDPAIPDAILIRARADAVRRELGPELPKAAEGKLTVILRRG, encoded by the coding sequence GTGGCGCTGCATTCGCTCCCGCTGTTTCACCGCCTGTCCGGCACCCGCGTGGTGGTGGTTGGCAGCGGCGACATGGCCGAGGCCAAGGCGCGGCTGGTGGAGCGCGCGGGCGGCATACCCTGCGCCGAGACCGAGGCGCATCATGCCGCCATCGCGTTCGTCGCATTGGAGGATGAACGCGCCGCCACCGCTGCGGCGCTGCGGCTGAAACGGCTCGGCCTGCTGGTTAACGTCGCGGACATGCCCGAGCTGTGCGACTTCACCCTGCCCAGCATATTGGAGCGTGATCCGGTGCTGGTGGCGGTGAGCACCGGGGGCGCGTCTGCCGGTCTGGCAAAGCAATTGCGGCTGCGGCTGGAGCGCTGGCTGCCAGCATCGCTCGGCGCGCTGGCGGCCGGACTAGGCGAAGCGCGCGAGGCGGTTCGCTCGCGTTATCCAGACGGGGCGCAGCGGCGGCGGGCGCTCGATACCGCGCTTGGTGAAAACGGGGCGCTGGATTTGGCGCAGGACAATTCGGCGCAGAGAATAGGCCACTGGCTGGCGCAAGACGACGCCCCGCGCCGAACCGGCTTGGCTGAATTCACGCTATCCAGCATGGATGCCGAGGATTTAACTCTGCGCCAGGCGCGCCTATTGGGCGAAGCCGATACCGTGTGGCACGATCCTGCCATCCCGGATGCCATTCTCATCCGGGCGCGGGCGGATGCGGTGCGGCGCGAGTTGGGGCCGGAACTGCCGAAGGCAGCCGAAGGCAAGCTGACCGTGATTCTACGGCGCGGTTAG
- a CDS encoding adenylosuccinate synthase: protein MANVTVIGAQWGDEGKGKIVDWLASRADAVVRFQGGHNAGHTLVVGETVYKLSLLPSGIVTGTLSIIGNGVVLDPWALKAEIEKLEGQGVVINTENFAIADNCPLILPIHRDLDGLRETAAGSGKIGTTGRGIGPAYEDKVGRRAIRVCDLAHLDHLEPQLDRLCAHHDALRAGFDQPPVDREALLNELRDIAGFVLQYAQPVWKRLKKVRKAGAKILFEGAQGVLLDVDHGTYPFVTSSNTVSGTAASGSGLGPNSTGFVLGIVKAYTTRVGSGPFPTELGPDSGEADVGQRLGERGHEFGTVTGRQRRCGWFDAVLVRQSCAISGVTGIALTKVDVLDGFETVRICTGYRLDGKILDYFPSHAGDQARVEPIYEELDGWQETTAGARSWADLPAAAIKYIQRVQELIETPVALVSTSPERDDTILVRDPFMD from the coding sequence ATGGCCAACGTAACCGTAATCGGTGCCCAATGGGGCGATGAAGGCAAGGGCAAGATCGTCGACTGGCTCGCCAGCCGCGCCGATGCCGTGGTGCGCTTCCAGGGCGGCCACAACGCCGGACACACGCTGGTGGTGGGGGAGACTGTCTACAAGCTGAGCCTGCTGCCCAGCGGCATCGTGACCGGCACCCTTTCCATTATCGGCAACGGCGTGGTGCTGGATCCGTGGGCGCTGAAAGCGGAAATCGAGAAGCTGGAAGGCCAAGGCGTGGTGATCAACACCGAGAATTTCGCCATCGCCGATAACTGTCCGCTGATCCTGCCGATCCACCGCGACCTCGACGGCCTGCGTGAAACGGCGGCGGGCAGCGGAAAGATCGGGACCACCGGGCGCGGCATCGGTCCGGCATACGAAGACAAGGTCGGCCGCCGCGCGATTCGCGTGTGCGACCTGGCGCATCTCGATCATCTGGAGCCGCAGCTCGACCGGCTGTGTGCGCATCACGATGCCTTGCGCGCCGGTTTCGATCAGCCGCCGGTGGACCGCGAGGCGCTGTTGAATGAATTGCGCGATATTGCCGGTTTCGTGCTGCAATATGCGCAGCCGGTTTGGAAACGTCTGAAAAAAGTGCGCAAGGCGGGCGCGAAGATTCTGTTCGAGGGCGCGCAGGGTGTGCTGCTGGATGTCGATCACGGCACCTATCCCTTCGTCACCAGTTCGAACACCGTCAGCGGTACGGCGGCGAGCGGCAGCGGGCTGGGGCCGAACTCGACCGGCTTCGTGCTGGGTATCGTAAAGGCCTATACCACCCGCGTCGGCAGCGGTCCGTTCCCGACCGAGCTTGGCCCGGACAGTGGAGAAGCGGATGTCGGCCAGCGGCTGGGCGAGCGCGGCCACGAATTCGGCACTGTCACCGGGCGGCAGCGGCGCTGCGGCTGGTTCGATGCGGTGCTGGTGCGGCAAAGCTGCGCGATCAGCGGCGTGACCGGTATCGCGCTGACCAAGGTGGACGTGCTGGACGGGTTCGAGACCGTAAGAATCTGTACCGGCTACCGCCTCGACGGCAAGATCCTCGACTATTTCCCTAGCCACGCCGGCGATCAGGCGCGGGTCGAGCCGATTTACGAGGAACTGGACGGCTGGCAGGAAACCACCGCCGGCGCCCGCAGTTGGGCGGACCTTCCGGCAGCGGCGATCAAATATATCCAGCGGGTGCAGGAACTGATCGAAACGCCGGTAGCGCTGGTGAGCACTTCGCCCGAACGCGACGACACGATCCTGGTGCGCGATCCGTTCATGGATTGA
- a CDS encoding rhodanese-related sulfurtransferase, which produces MSSETLPIRIAALYQFTRFADPASLKPALLAAGDAGEDAGGVKGTLLLAPEGINGTIAGDDAAVEAVLDHIRGLSGCEALEVKESRAAKPPFLRFKVRIKKEIVTMHQPDLDPVGNVGTYVDPHDWNALIADPDTIVIDTRNDYEVAIGTFDGAIDPQTATFGDFPEWFRKRRAELDAPKIAMFCTGGIRCEKATAFLKSEGVEEVYHLKGGILKYLENVPEDESRWQGECFVFDDRVAVRHALERGTHRLCRACRMPLSPAQRTSEHYIEGVACEYCHTSRTDEQRTRYAERQRQEELASKRGLDHLGAKLPEKPASPRDPMDDLLTDLFDD; this is translated from the coding sequence ATGTCATCCGAAACCCTCCCCATCCGTATCGCCGCGCTCTACCAGTTCACGCGGTTTGCCGATCCGGCATCGCTGAAACCCGCATTGCTCGCCGCTGGCGATGCCGGGGAAGACGCTGGGGGCGTAAAAGGCACGCTGCTGCTCGCGCCGGAAGGGATAAACGGCACGATTGCTGGCGACGACGCCGCGGTCGAAGCGGTGCTGGATCACATTCGCGGATTGTCGGGCTGCGAGGCACTGGAAGTAAAGGAATCGCGCGCCGCAAAGCCGCCTTTCCTGCGCTTCAAGGTGCGGATCAAGAAAGAGATCGTCACGATGCACCAGCCGGACCTCGACCCGGTCGGCAATGTCGGCACCTATGTCGATCCGCATGACTGGAATGCGCTGATAGCGGACCCGGACACGATCGTGATCGATACGCGCAATGATTACGAGGTCGCCATCGGCACGTTCGATGGCGCGATCGACCCGCAAACCGCGACATTCGGCGATTTCCCGGAGTGGTTTCGCAAGCGTCGCGCGGAGCTGGACGCACCGAAAATCGCCATGTTCTGCACCGGCGGTATACGCTGCGAGAAGGCGACCGCGTTTCTGAAGTCGGAAGGGGTGGAGGAAGTCTATCACCTCAAGGGCGGGATTTTGAAATATCTCGAAAACGTCCCCGAAGACGAGAGTCGCTGGCAGGGCGAATGTTTCGTGTTCGACGACCGGGTGGCGGTGAGACACGCGCTGGAACGTGGGACGCATAGGCTGTGCCGCGCCTGCCGGATGCCGCTAAGCCCGGCTCAGCGCACTTCGGAGCATTATATCGAGGGGGTGGCGTGCGAATATTGCCACACCAGCCGCACCGATGAGCAGCGCACCCGCTATGCCGAACGCCAACGGCAGGAGGAGTTGGCCTCGAAGCGGGGCCTGGATCATCTGGGGGCGAAATTACCCGAAAAGCCTGCCTCACCGCGCGATCCGATGGACGACCTGCTTACGGATCTGTTCGATGACTGA
- a CDS encoding glutathione S-transferase, with the protein MTDPAALPILYSFRRCPYAMRARMALHIAQIELKHREVVLRDKPPEMLEVSPKGTVPVLVLPGGEVLEESLEIMRWALARSDPESWLERDGAALIETIDGPFKHHLDRYKYDTRYADADCEEHRAAAAQILRGMDERLSQTANLSGAARGLTDIATFPFIRQFANHDRDWFDAQPWPHLLRWLDAHLGSQLFADIMVKREQWHAAEHGAA; encoded by the coding sequence ATGACTGATCCAGCCGCCCTGCCCATTCTCTACAGCTTCCGCCGCTGTCCCTATGCGATGCGGGCGCGGATGGCGCTGCACATTGCGCAGATAGAATTGAAACATCGCGAGGTGGTGTTGCGCGACAAGCCGCCGGAAATGCTCGAAGTGTCGCCAAAGGGAACGGTTCCTGTCCTGGTTCTGCCCGGCGGCGAAGTGCTGGAGGAAAGCCTCGAGATCATGCGCTGGGCGCTGGCCCGCAGCGATCCCGAAAGCTGGCTGGAACGCGATGGCGCGGCGCTGATCGAAACAATCGACGGTCCGTTCAAACACCATCTCGACCGATATAAATACGATACGCGCTATGCAGATGCGGATTGCGAGGAACATCGTGCCGCCGCCGCGCAAATCCTGCGCGGCATGGATGAACGGCTGTCGCAGACGGCCAACCTATCGGGCGCAGCGCGGGGCCTGACGGATATCGCAACATTCCCCTTCATCCGCCAGTTTGCCAATCACGACCGCGACTGGTTCGACGCGCAGCCCTGGCCGCATCTGCTTCGCTGGCTGGACGCGCACCTTGGCTCGCAGCTATTCGCAGACATCATGGTGAAGCGCGAACAATGGCACGCTGCGGAGCATGGTGCAGCCTAA
- a CDS encoding phosphoserine transaminase — protein sequence MTDVPALKPERPFFSSGPTAKFPGWSASNLKTEALGRSHRSATGKARLKYAVDLSKELLGVPEDYLVGIMPASDTGALECAMWTMLGARPATVAAWESFGNVWIQDAVKQLKLPDLQVLDADYGEIPDLGSIPQGNDVVFTWNGTTSGAKIPDTDWLEPGREGITINDATSAIFAQEMDWAKLDATTYSWQKVMGSEAQHGMLVLSPKAVERIESYDPDWPLPKLFRLKKGDKLNRAIFEGATINTPSLLATEDYILALEWAKSIGGRKAMFERADANAKIVTDWIESTSWMRNMVADPAKRTNTGVCMVFQGDWYESLSAEDQAAVPKKIASMLDERDVGYDFNGYRDAPPSLRIWCGGTVEQEDLKRLLPWIEWAYESLRNS from the coding sequence ATGACTGACGTACCCGCGCTCAAACCTGAGCGTCCTTTCTTTTCGTCCGGACCCACCGCCAAATTTCCCGGCTGGTCCGCTTCCAATTTGAAAACCGAAGCTCTCGGCCGGTCGCATCGCAGCGCCACCGGCAAGGCGCGGCTGAAATATGCCGTCGACCTGTCGAAAGAGCTGCTGGGCGTGCCCGAGGATTACCTCGTCGGCATCATGCCCGCCTCCGATACCGGTGCGCTGGAATGCGCGATGTGGACGATGCTGGGCGCGCGCCCGGCCACCGTCGCGGCATGGGAAAGCTTCGGCAATGTCTGGATTCAGGACGCGGTAAAGCAGTTGAAGCTGCCCGATCTGCAAGTGCTGGATGCCGATTATGGCGAGATACCGGACCTTGGATCGATTCCCCAGGGCAACGATGTCGTATTTACCTGGAACGGGACCACTTCGGGCGCCAAAATTCCCGATACGGACTGGCTCGAGCCGGGCCGCGAAGGGATCACGATCAACGATGCCACCAGCGCGATTTTCGCGCAGGAGATGGATTGGGCGAAGCTCGATGCCACGACCTATAGCTGGCAGAAAGTCATGGGCTCCGAAGCGCAGCACGGCATGCTGGTGCTCAGCCCCAAGGCGGTCGAGCGGATCGAAAGCTACGATCCCGACTGGCCGCTGCCCAAGCTGTTCCGCCTGAAAAAGGGCGACAAACTGAACCGTGCGATCTTCGAAGGCGCAACGATCAACACGCCCAGCCTGCTGGCGACAGAGGATTACATCCTGGCGCTGGAATGGGCGAAATCGATCGGTGGCCGCAAGGCGATGTTCGAACGCGCCGATGCCAATGCCAAGATCGTTACCGACTGGATCGAATCCACCTCATGGATGCGCAACATGGTCGCCGATCCGGCCAAGCGCACCAATACGGGTGTGTGTATGGTGTTCCAGGGCGATTGGTATGAAAGCCTCTCTGCCGAAGACCAGGCCGCGGTGCCCAAGAAGATCGCCAGCATGCTGGACGAGCGCGATGTCGGCTACGATTTCAACGGCTACCGCGATGCTCCGCCAAGCCTGCGCATCTGGTGCGGCGGAACCGTGGAGCAGGAGGATCTGAAACGCCTGCTGCCGTGGATCGAATGGGCTTACGAAAGCCTTCGCAACAGCTGA